CCGACGTCCGCGCCGCCGTCGCCACACCCAGACCAGGCCGGCGCTGAGCAGCAGCAGGATGGCCGCTCCCGCCAGCAGCACCGGGATCCGCTGCCAGGGCGGTGCCTCGGTGACCTCGGCCGGGGGTGGCGCTGCCGCCTGCCAGGTGGCCGTGCCGCAGTCGTACGGCCGGCTGCCGTCGCTGGTGAACGCGCAGGCCGGCGCGGTCAGCGGCTGGCCGGGCGCGGTCGCGGTGAGCGCGGTGCCCAGCGTGGTGGTGCTGTGCGCGGGCAGCCTCAACCGCCAGGTCACCTCTGCGGCGGACCCGCCGGCCCGGGTGGACCGGCCGCCGGCGCTGATCGAGGTGGCCGACGAGCCGGGTGGTAGCTCCTGGCGCACGGTGGTGTCGACCGGCGAGTTGCCCACGTTGCGCACGTGGATCCGGTACCGCGGTGCCGGGCTGCTCTCCGGGGCGACCGCCACCGTGACCGGTGGCGGCGGCGTCGACGCCGGTACCCGGGCGGGTGGCGCCACCGCCGGTGGGGCCGAGGGTGGTGTTGGCTCCGCGGTCGCCGTGGGCGCCCGCGCGGCCACCGCCACCGGTGGTGGCGTGCTGGTGACCGGTGGCAGCGTGGCCGCCACCGAACCGGGCGTGGCCGCCGCCGTCGGTCGTGGCGTGGCTGCCGCTGGTTGTGGCGTGACGGCCGGTGGTCGTGGCGTGGCCGCCGCCTCCGGAGCCGCCGCCGGCAGGGCCGGCACGGCGGCGAGGATGCCGAGGCAGTGCACGAACACTGCGAGGGCTCTGTGGTGTCGTGTCGATGCAGGCATACGAACGAACCTCCGGAGCCGACGCTAGGGGCGGGCTCCCTCCGTGCGGGTACGAAGTCGGGAAGTCCGCCCCGGCCGTTGCCGCCTCGGGTAAGGTGCCCCGCCCTGACGGGTTGAGCACACCCGGCAGCCGGTCCTGGCCGGCAGGCCCGTCGACGGGGCTAGATTGGCGAGGTGCGTATCGCTCGTTTCGCTCATGCCAAGGGAATGTCGTTCGGGGTCGTCGAGGGCGAGGCGGAGGCCGGGCTGCAGGGCCTGACCATCGCCGAGATCGAGGGTCATCCGTTCGGCCAACTGTCCTTCAGTGGGGCCCGCTGGGCCCTCTCCGACGTCCGGCTGCTCTCGCCGATCCTGCCCAGCAAGGTGGTCTGCGTGGGTCGCAACTACGCCGAGCACGCCGCCGAGCACGGCAGCGAGGTGCCCAAGGAGCCGTTGCTCTTCCTCAAGCCGTCCACCTCGGTGATCGGTCCCCGGGACGCCATCCGGCTGCCGATCTTCTCCAAGCAGGTCGAACACGAGGCGGAGCTGGCGGTGGTGATCGGCGCGCCGGGGGCGCGCCGGGCCGACCGGGCCGCCGCCGAGCGCGCCATCTTCGGCTACACCTGCGCCAACGACGTCACCGCCCGGGACCTCCAGCGCTCGGACGGGCAGTGGACCCGGGCCAAGGGCTTCGACTCGTTCTGCCCGATCGGTCCGTGGATCACCACCGGCCTGGACGTCTCCGACCTGGAGATCCGGTGTGAGGTGGGCCGCAACCCGGAGGAGATGGAGGTACGCCAGCTCGGCCGGACGAAGGACATGGTCTTCGACGTGCCGGGCCTGGTGTCGTACATCTCGCATGTGATGACTCTGCTGCCCGGCGACGTGGTGCTCACCGGCACCCCGGCGGGGGTTAGCCCGCTCGTCGAGGGGGATACCGTCACCGTGCGGATCGAGGGCATCGGCGAACTCAGCAACACCGTGGTCCCCGTCGCCTGATCCGCGCGATGCACCTGTTTCCACAGCTCACACGTGGTTCGGGGGGATCGGATTTGGCCTGCCGGCACCGGGAGGGTAATGTTCACTCCCGGCGCCGCAAGGGGCCAATGGGGTATGGGGTAATTGGCAGCCCGACTGATTCTGGTTCAGTTAGTCTAGGTTCGAGTCCTGGTACCCCAGCGCAGCTGGGATTCGCGAGAATCCCGGATCGCTGGATTCTGACGGAGTTCGACTCCGCCCCTTCGGGGGCGGAGAGTGGTCTCTGGTAGAGTGCAGCTCCTCCGCCCGCGAGGGCTGAGGAGCAGAATTAGTTCTGGCCCCGTCGTCTAGTGGCCCAGGACGCCGCCCTCTCAAGGCGGTAGCGCCGGTTCGAATCCGGTCGGGGCTACATCTGTGTACAGCCCGTCTCACCTGGTGAGGCGGGCTGTTTCGTGTCGAGCGGAGTGCGCCGGCCGCCCCGCACCCCGGGCTCACCCCCGGGTGCGGTGCCGCTAGACTACAGCCGCACCGCCCGCGAGGGCGGTGAAGCAGGAAAGTTCTGGCCCCGTCGTCTAGTGGCCCAGGACGCCGCCCTCTCAAGGCGGTAGCGCCGGTTCGAATCCGGTCGGGGCTACAAACCAAAGGCTCGTCTCGCTGCGCGAGACGAGCCTTTCCCGTCCCACCCCCACCTACCCGCGTTGATCATGAAGTTAGCGGTGCGACACGCCGGTGCCGGTGACGCCAACTTCATGATCACCGCGTCGGTCAGAGGCCGGAGAGGCGTTGGCCGGCTCGCACCACCGCCATGGCGTGACGTTCGCCGGGGCGGCGGCCGAGGCGCTCGATCGGGCCGGAGATGCTGACCGAGGCGATCACCCGGCCGGTGCGGTCGCGGATCGGGGCGGAGACGCTCGCCACGCCGGCCTCACGCTCGGCGACGCTCTGCGCCCAGCCGCGGCGGCGTACCTCGGCCAGGGTGCGGCCGGTGAACTTGCTGCGCGGCAGCAGCGGCATCACCGCCTCCGGCGGCTCCCAGGCGAGCAGGATCTGAGCCGCCGAACCGGCGGTCATCGGCAGCACCGAGCCGACCGGAACGGTGTCCCGCAGGCCACTGGCGCGCTCCGCCGCCGCTACGCAGATCCGCTCGTCGGCGCGGCGCAGGTACAGCTGTGCGCTCTCGCCGGTGGCGTCGCGCAGCGCGGCCAGCAACGGCTCGGCGGCGGTCAGCAGGACGTCCGGCGCGGCGTTGGCCAGCTCACCCAGCCGGGGGCCGGGCCGCCAGCGGCCCTGGGTGTCCCGGACCAGCATTCGGTGGATCTCCAGTGCCTGTGCCAGCCGGTGTGCGGTGGCCCGGGGCAGCTTCGTACGTTCAACGAGTTCGGCCAGGCTGGCGCCGTCGACGCAGGCGGCCAGGATGACCACCGCCTTGTCGAGAACGCCGACACCGCTCATACTGTGTCCCACAAGCCGAAACTTACCTCCCAGAATTTAGGATGTCCAGATGGTGGGAGTCACTCCTGAGCCGAGGACCCTGGCCGAGAAGGTCTGGGACGCGCACGTCGTACGGTCCGCCGCTGGTGAGCCGGACCTGCTCTTCATCGACCTGCACCTGCTGCACGAGGTGACCAGCCCGCAGGCGTTCGACGGGCTGCGGCTCGCCGGGCGCCGGGTGCGCCGTACCGACCTGACGCTCGCGACCGAGGACCACAACACCCCGACCGGGTACGCCGATCCGGCGTTCCGGCTCCGCCGTGGTGACCTGCTCACCATCGCGGACCCCACGTCGCGTACGCAGATCGAGACGCTGCGCCGCAACTGCGCCGAGTTCGGCGTGCGGCTGCACCCGCTCGGCGACGACAACCAGGGCATCGTGCACGTGATCGGCCCGCAGCTCGGGCTCACCCAGCCGGGCCTGACGATCGTCTGCGGCGACTCGCACACCGCCACCCACGGCGCGTTCGGCGCGCTCGCCTTCGGCATCGGCACCAGCGAGGTGGAGCACGTGCTGGCCACCCAGACGCTGCCGCAGAGCCGGCCGAAGACCATGGCCGTGAACGTCACCGGCCGACTCGCCCCCGGGGTCACCGCCAAGGACCTGGTGCTCGCGCTGATCACGCAGGTCGGCACCGGCGGCGGTCGCGGGCACATCGTCGAGTACCGCGGTGAGGCCATCCGCTCGCTCTCCATGGAGGGGCGGATGACGATCGCCAACATGTCCATCGAGTGGGGCGCCAAGGCCGGCATGATCGCGCCGGACGAGACCACCTTCGCGTACCTCAAGGGTCGGCCGAACGCGCCGCAGGGCGCGGACTGGGACGCCGCGGTGGCGTGGTGGCGGACGCTGCCCACCGACGAGGGCGCGCGCTTCGACGCCGAGGTGACCCTGGACGCCAGCCAGATCACCCCGTTCGTCACCTGGGGCACCAACCCCGGGCAGGGCGCGCCGCTGAGCGCGCCGGTGCCGGACCCGGAGGAGTTCGCCACCGACTCGGAGCGCGCCGCGGCCCGCCGCGCGCTGGAGTACATGGACCTGCGCCCCGGCGTCCCGTTGCGCGAGCTGCCCATTGACGTGGTCTTCGTGGGTTCCTGTACCAACGGCCGGCTGGAGGACCTGCGGGCCGCCGCCGACGTGCTGCGCGGCCACAGGGTCGCCGACGGGGTCCGGATGCTCGTGGTGCCCGGCTCCGCCGCCGTGCGGGAGGCCGCCGAGGCCGAGGGGCTGGACAAGGTCTTCGCCGACGCCGGCGCCGAGTGGCGGTTCGCCGGCTGCTCGATGTGCCTGGGGATGAACCCCGACACGCTGAAGCCGGGCGAGCGGTCCGCCTCCACCTCCAACCGCAACTTCGAGGGCCGTCAGGGCCGGGGTGGGCGTACCCACCTGGTTTCCCCGCCGGTCGCCGCCGCCACCGCCGTGGTTGGTCGGCTGGCCGCCCCCGCCGACCTGTAGAAGGGACCCGACCGATGGAGTCGTTCACCACCCACACCGGGACGGCCGTGCCGCTGCGCCGCTCCAACGTGGACACCGACCAGATCATCCCGGCCGTGTACCTCAAGCGGGTGACCCGGACCGGTTTCGCCGACGGGCTGTTCAGCGCTTGGCGGGAAGATCCGGCATTCGTTCTCAACGATCAAACGTATTCCGGAGCGTCGATCCTCATCGCCGGCCCGGAGTTCGGCACCGGCTCCTCCCGTGAGCACGCCGTCTGGGCCTTGCGGGACTGGGGCTTCCGCGCGGTGGTGGCCCCGCGCTTCGGCGACATCTTCCGCGGCAACGCACTCAAGGAGGGTCTGCTGCCGGTCGAGTTGGAATTGAAAGCCGTCGAAGAGTTGTGGGGCCTGATCGAGGCGGATCCGAGCACCCAGATCACCGTCGACCTGACCGCCCGTCAGCTCCGGGCCGGGGATCTCACCTGGTCATTCCCGCTGGACGACTTCAGCAGGTGGCGGTTGCTGGAGGGCCTGGACGACATTGGACTCACCCTTCGGCACGCCGCCGACATCGACGCCTACGAGACAGGCCGACTGCCGTTCCTGCCCTCGGTGGCATAGCCGTACGCCCGACCGCACACTGGATTCCACCCCCATCGGGCCAACCGGTGGGGGTGAATCCGTTACGACACAAGGGCTTTTTTCTACCGAATGTTTGTGTCCCGGCAGCACAGGGCATACCGTGCGCGCAGAATGGCTCGCGTCGAGTCAGTTGCACAATCGGGAGGAAGTCGTGAACAAGGCCGAGCTCATCGAGGCGCTCGCCGTTCGCCTGGGGGACCGGAAGACGGCGACGAACGCCCTCGAGGCGGTCCTCACCGAGGTCCAGGCGGCGGTTACCAAGGGCGAGAAGGTGGCGATCACCGGATTCGGAGCATTCGAAAAGCGTGTGCGTGGCGCGCGAACAGCGCGCAACCCGCGTACCGGCGAGGCGGTGAAGGTCAAGAAGACGTCCGTGCCGACCTTCCGCCCCGGCGCTGGGTTCAAGGAGATGGTGGCCAGCGGCAAGGTGCCGAAGGCCACGGCGGCGGCGAAGAAGACCGCCACCGCCACAACCAAGGCCGCCGGCACCAAGGCGGCGGGCACCAAGGCGGCAGGCACCAAGGCGGCAGGCACCAAGGCGGCAGGCACCAAGGCAGCGGGCACCAAGGCCACCGCCGCCAAGGCGGCCACCAAGAAGACCGCCCCGGCCAAGGCGACCAAGACCGCCACGGCGACCAAGACGGCCGCCAGCAAGAAGACCGCCCCGGCCAAGGCGACCAAGAGCACCACGGCGACCAAGACGGCCGCCAGCAAGAAGACCGCTGCGGCGAAGAAGACCACCGCGGCGACCAGATCCACCGCGGCGAGGAAGACCACCGCGGCGGCGAGCAAGAGCGCGGCGGCCAAGAAGGCCCCGGCGAAGAAGGCTCCGGCCAAGAAGGCGGCCAGCAAGCGCTGATCGACCTTCACGAAAGGGCGTCCACCCGTAGGGTGGGCGCCCTTTCGCCGTCACCGACCCGTTGACCGGGCCGGCCGGCGCGCGCAGAATCGCCGTGCCGGCCCCCTCCGCCGGCCCGTCGACGGGAAGAGTGCGCTGGTGCGCTACCGCCTGCTGACCACCGGATCGCTCGCGCTGGGCGTCATCCTGTTCATCGACGTGCTGCGGGTCTGGCTACCCGGCATCATCACCATCTTCGGCCAGGCCGCGTCCACTCCGGCCGAGCTGATGGGCGCGTTCGCCCTGGGCTGGTTCGTGCTCGCGCTGGCCGCACCGGCGCTGGTCCGCCGGGTGGGCGTCCGCCCGGTCACCGTCGTCGCGGCCGTTGTGCTGGCTGCCGCCCGGCTTGCGCTCACCGCCACTCCCGGCGGGCGTCCGCAGCTCTGGTTGGCCACCGCCGGGCTGCTCGCCGGGCTGGTCTGGCTCGTCGGCGTCGCCGCCGGCACCGAACGGCCGGTGCCGGGGCTGGCGCTGGGGCTGGCGGTCAACGCTGCCGTACACGCGTTGCTGGACACCCACGACCTGGTCTGGCGGGGCGACTGGGTGGCGTGGTTGCTCAGCGCCGCCGCGGTGACGCTGTTCCTGCTCGGTACGGCGCTGCCCACTGCGCCGGCCGGCCCCGGCGGCGCCCGGGCCTGGCTCCTGGCCGGTCCGGCACTGCTGCTGGCCGGGATGGTGGCGCTCGCCCCGGCGCTGGCCCGGACCGGAACCTCGTACCTGGTCGCCGAGGACGGCCTGGCCCGCTCGCCGCTGCTCGGCTTGGCCCCGGTGCCGCTGGCCGTCGCCGGATTCCTGCTGGCCGCGTTGACCGGCCCACCCCGGCGGTGGGGCCGCGTGCTGGGGCCGGCGGCGTTGCTGGCCGGCGCGCTGCTGTTCGCCCTCGACCGGGGCGACCTGCTCGTCCCGGCCGTCCTGCTCGCCGCCGTCGGTCTCGGCGCCTGCCTGGCCCTCACCGACACGGCCGGTGCCACCGACACTGCCGGCGTCACCGATGCGGCCGGCGGTACCGACACGGCCGGCGCGACCGGGAGTGCCGACGAGGCCGGCGGAATCGGCGATGCCGGTCGCCCTGAGGCCGCCGCTGGTGCCGGGCCGCCGGGCGGCGCGACAGGCAGCGCACGGTGGGCGGGCCGCCGCGGGTACGCGGTCGCCGCCGGCATGCTCGTCTTCGTGCTGGGCGCCGTCGCGTACTACTCCGCCTACGACCTCGGCTACCCCAACGGCGCGGTGCCGGTGGTGGTCGCCGGACTGGTCGCCGTCGTGGCCCTCGCCGCCGATCCCGTCGGCCGTACGGCACCGGCACCGTTGCCGCCGGTGCGGACCACGGCCGTGGTCGCCACCCTGGCCCTGCTGGCGCCGCTGCTCGCCGACGATGTGCCGGTGGCCGGCAACCGGGCCGGTCCGCCCGAGCGGCTGACCGTGGTGGCGTACAACATCCGGATGGGCTTCGGGCTGGACGGCCGTCTCGACCTGGACGGGCTGGCCGACGCGGTCCGACGGCAGGCGCCCGACGTGGTGCTGCTCAGCGAGGTGGACCGGGGCTGGCTGCTCAACGGTGGCCACGACACCCTGGACCTGCTGGCCGACCGGCTCGGCATGCCGTACGTCTTCGGGCCGGCCGCCGACCCCGTCTGGGGCGACGCGGTGCTCAGCCGCTGGCCGGTGACCGATCCGCGGACCCTGCCGCTGCCCGCCGTCGGGGCGCCCACCGGGGCGCAGGCCCTCGCCGTCACCCTGGACCTCGGCGACGGTGTCCGTACCGCCGTGGTCAGCACCCACCTGCAACCGCCGCCCGACCAGGGTCCGGTGGTCCAGGCCCGCGCGGTCGCCGACTTCGCCACCCGGTACGCGGCCGGCCGGCCGCTGGTGGTGGCCGGTGACCTGAACACGGAGCCGGGCGACGAGGCGTTCGGACAGTTCGCCGAGGCCGGTCTGGTCGACGCGTTGGCGGCCGCCCGACCGCTGGCGACCAGCCCGGCCGACGACCCGCGCGAGCAGATCGACCACGTCTTCGTATCGCCCGGCCTGACTCCCAGCGATCCGGTCGCGCCGCGCGGCACGGCCAGCGATCACCTGCCGGTCGCGGTCACCCTCACCCTCCCGCCCCGCTGACCCCGCTCCACGACGCCCGGGGCCGACGGGGGCTACAGGCGGTCGGCGGCGAGTAGCCGGTCGGCGGTGAAGGCGAGCAGCCACCCGCCGCCCTTCGGCGTGGTGAAGTCCTCGTCGTCGCGGCCGGTCAGCCGTTCCAACGCGCCCGGCAGCACCTTGCCCTGGCTGCACACCGCCACCTGCCCGCCGGCGCCGGCCAACTCGAGCAGCCGGGCGGCGGTGGCGAGGACCTGTTCGTCGTGCTGCTGGCCCGGCTGTGGCTCGTCCAGGTCACCGCAGATCTCGATCGGCAGGTCGAGCAGCGCGGCGGCCGGGTCCAGGGTCTGCACGCAGCGGCGCGGCGAGGCCGAGAGCAGCCGGGCCGGCCGGACCACGGCCACCAGCCCGGCCAGCGCGTCCGCCTGGGCCCACCCCTCGGCGTCCAGCGGCCGGCCGGTGTCCGGGCCGGTCCAGGTGGTCCGTTTGCCGGCGTGCGCATGCCGGACCAACGCGATCGTCCCGGTCACCGGTGGCAGTGCGGCGAACGCGGCCAGCACCTCGGCGTCGTGCGGATAGCTGACCAGCCGGATGGCGTCGTCCACGGCGAGCCAGCGCGTGTCGTCCACTTCGGTGCCGGGCTGGAAACCGCCGGTGCCCACCGCGAGCATCGACCAGTAGTCGACCAGCTTCGGCTGGCCCTCGCTGCGGTAGCGCACCGACGGCAGTCGCACCTGCGGCACACCCCGGACGTCGGACTCCTCGGCGACTTCGCGGACCGCCGCGACCAGCGGATGCTCGCCCGGCTCCAACTTGCCCTTCGGCAGCGTCCAGTCCCCGTAGCGCGGGCGGTGCACCAGGCAGACCTGTGCGCCGTCGGCGGACGGCCGCCAGACGACCCCGCCGGCCGCCCGGATGCCGGTCACGGCAGCCAACTGGTCCGCCGCCGCCGGGTGGCCCGGTGCCAGGCCGCCGGGAAACGGCCCCGCATCTGGCGTACGGTGGCGCGTTCCCGCTCGGCCAGCCGCCCGGCGGTGACGGCCATCTCGTGATCGTCCGGCCGCTCGGCGGCGATGGCCAGCCAGGTGTCCGCCGCAACGGCGGCGTCCTGGTGCTCGCCGAGCACGTCCTGCACCCCGGCGAGCGCGCGGGACAGTCGGCGCGCGGCCTTGCTGAGCGCCGGGGCCACCGCGTTGACCGCGTACCGGGCCTGCTTGCCCTCCTTGCGTACGGCGTGCCAGCGGTCGTCGGGCGCCAGGGGATCGAGCGCGTCGACGCCGTCCGGCCCGGTGAGCCGCTGCCAGGGGCGGGCCACCAGCCCGGGCAGGGCCCGCGTCGCCGGGGCGGCCGCTCGGCTGGTGAGCTGGGGAGCGTTGGCGGCCAGTACCAGGGCGTCCACCAGGGCCACGTAGCGCGCGGAGCGCAGCGCCTCGTTGACGGCGGCGAGCGCCTGCCGCTGCCGCTCGGCGAGCGCCTCGTCCAGCCGGTCCACCGCCCCCGGGTCGAGCGGGCTGAGCGGATCGGCGGTCGCCGTGCGCCGCAGCCGGTCGCGCAGCACCTCGGCGTCGCGGGCCGCGCCGAGCACCCCGGCCAGCCAGCGAAGCTCGGCACGCAGCGGGCGGGACCACTTCTTGCGGACCAGCGGCGCGAAGGTGCGCAGGTCGCTGCGGAGCCGCCGGCAGGCAACCCGCATCTGATGCACCGCGCTGTCGCCCCCGCGGCCGGGGACGTCCAGCCGGACCAGCGGGTCATGCGCCAGCAGCCGGCGGACCTCCTTGCGGACCGCCTCGGTCACCACGTCACCGGCGCTCGGGTCGGCCCTCAGCCCGGCCGGTGCGACCAGATCCGGCTCGGCCCGCGCCGCCGCGCCCAACGCCCGCACGTGTTTCGGGGTGAACGACCCGCCCCGCGCACCGGCCTTCCGCAGCACCGTGCCGACGTGGTCCAGCAGCTTCCGGTCGCCGGCCTTGCGCTCCACCTCCAACTCCCGGAAGGAGCCGATCGTGGCACCGGAGGCGTCGAGCACGGTCACGTGGTCGTCCACCACCTCGGCGAGCACCGTGCCGCCCTTGTCGCACACCTCGTGGGCGTGCCGAACGGTCCGCACCACCGTCACCGGCGCCAGCGGCGCGCCCCGGTGCAGGGCGGTGACCAGCTCCACCAACTCCGGCGGCGGCTGCTTGACCGGCCCCGGCCGCGAGATCTCGTGCCGGACGCCGGGCGTCGACGTGGGCAGCTTCACCGTCCAGGGCAGCTCGTCGCCCCGGCGGTGGCGCAACGAGGCCCCGGCGCGGGCCAGCCGCAGGTCGACCGTGTCGAGGTAGCGGGCGACCAGCGTCACCGGCGGCAGCGCCCGGACCCGGCCACCGTCCGGCGACGTGGCGGACAGGTCCGGCAGCACGTAGGCGTCGTCCACCTCGTACTTCTGCTCCTCCTCCACCATCAGCTCAGCCTATGTCGCTACCCGGTCAGCCGGCGGTGCCACCGACGCGGCGCAGCAGCAGTTCCTGGAGATGGACGCGGGCCGCGTCGTCGCCGGTGCGCCGGGTCCAGCGGCCGTCGCCGGCCAGCTCGAACGCGTCCACGTCGGGG
The nucleotide sequence above comes from Micromonospora sp. NBC_00389. Encoded proteins:
- a CDS encoding fumarylacetoacetate hydrolase family protein, translating into MRIARFAHAKGMSFGVVEGEAEAGLQGLTIAEIEGHPFGQLSFSGARWALSDVRLLSPILPSKVVCVGRNYAEHAAEHGSEVPKEPLLFLKPSTSVIGPRDAIRLPIFSKQVEHEAELAVVIGAPGARRADRAAAERAIFGYTCANDVTARDLQRSDGQWTRAKGFDSFCPIGPWITTGLDVSDLEIRCEVGRNPEEMEVRQLGRTKDMVFDVPGLVSYISHVMTLLPGDVVLTGTPAGVSPLVEGDTVTVRIEGIGELSNTVVPVA
- a CDS encoding IclR family transcriptional regulator, with amino-acid sequence MSGVGVLDKAVVILAACVDGASLAELVERTKLPRATAHRLAQALEIHRMLVRDTQGRWRPGPRLGELANAAPDVLLTAAEPLLAALRDATGESAQLYLRRADERICVAAAERASGLRDTVPVGSVLPMTAGSAAQILLAWEPPEAVMPLLPRSKFTGRTLAEVRRRGWAQSVAEREAGVASVSAPIRDRTGRVIASVSISGPIERLGRRPGERHAMAVVRAGQRLSGL
- the leuC gene encoding 3-isopropylmalate dehydratase large subunit — its product is MVGVTPEPRTLAEKVWDAHVVRSAAGEPDLLFIDLHLLHEVTSPQAFDGLRLAGRRVRRTDLTLATEDHNTPTGYADPAFRLRRGDLLTIADPTSRTQIETLRRNCAEFGVRLHPLGDDNQGIVHVIGPQLGLTQPGLTIVCGDSHTATHGAFGALAFGIGTSEVEHVLATQTLPQSRPKTMAVNVTGRLAPGVTAKDLVLALITQVGTGGGRGHIVEYRGEAIRSLSMEGRMTIANMSIEWGAKAGMIAPDETTFAYLKGRPNAPQGADWDAAVAWWRTLPTDEGARFDAEVTLDASQITPFVTWGTNPGQGAPLSAPVPDPEEFATDSERAAARRALEYMDLRPGVPLRELPIDVVFVGSCTNGRLEDLRAAADVLRGHRVADGVRMLVVPGSAAVREAAEAEGLDKVFADAGAEWRFAGCSMCLGMNPDTLKPGERSASTSNRNFEGRQGRGGRTHLVSPPVAAATAVVGRLAAPADL
- the leuD gene encoding 3-isopropylmalate dehydratase small subunit translates to MESFTTHTGTAVPLRRSNVDTDQIIPAVYLKRVTRTGFADGLFSAWREDPAFVLNDQTYSGASILIAGPEFGTGSSREHAVWALRDWGFRAVVAPRFGDIFRGNALKEGLLPVELELKAVEELWGLIEADPSTQITVDLTARQLRAGDLTWSFPLDDFSRWRLLEGLDDIGLTLRHAADIDAYETGRLPFLPSVA
- a CDS encoding HU family DNA-binding protein codes for the protein MNKAELIEALAVRLGDRKTATNALEAVLTEVQAAVTKGEKVAITGFGAFEKRVRGARTARNPRTGEAVKVKKTSVPTFRPGAGFKEMVASGKVPKATAAAKKTATATTKAAGTKAAGTKAAGTKAAGTKAAGTKAAGTKATAAKAATKKTAPAKATKTATATKTAASKKTAPAKATKSTTATKTAASKKTAAAKKTTAATRSTAARKTTAAASKSAAAKKAPAKKAPAKKAASKR
- a CDS encoding endonuclease/exonuclease/phosphatase family protein, producing the protein MRYRLLTTGSLALGVILFIDVLRVWLPGIITIFGQAASTPAELMGAFALGWFVLALAAPALVRRVGVRPVTVVAAVVLAAARLALTATPGGRPQLWLATAGLLAGLVWLVGVAAGTERPVPGLALGLAVNAAVHALLDTHDLVWRGDWVAWLLSAAAVTLFLLGTALPTAPAGPGGARAWLLAGPALLLAGMVALAPALARTGTSYLVAEDGLARSPLLGLAPVPLAVAGFLLAALTGPPRRWGRVLGPAALLAGALLFALDRGDLLVPAVLLAAVGLGACLALTDTAGATDTAGVTDAAGGTDTAGATGSADEAGGIGDAGRPEAAAGAGPPGGATGSARWAGRRGYAVAAGMLVFVLGAVAYYSAYDLGYPNGAVPVVVAGLVAVVALAADPVGRTAPAPLPPVRTTAVVATLALLAPLLADDVPVAGNRAGPPERLTVVAYNIRMGFGLDGRLDLDGLADAVRRQAPDVVLLSEVDRGWLLNGGHDTLDLLADRLGMPYVFGPAADPVWGDAVLSRWPVTDPRTLPLPAVGAPTGAQALAVTLDLGDGVRTAVVSTHLQPPPDQGPVVQARAVADFATRYAAGRPLVVAGDLNTEPGDEAFGQFAEAGLVDALAAARPLATSPADDPREQIDHVFVSPGLTPSDPVAPRGTASDHLPVAVTLTLPPR
- a CDS encoding NUDIX hydrolase, producing MAAVTGIRAAGGVVWRPSADGAQVCLVHRPRYGDWTLPKGKLEPGEHPLVAAVREVAEESDVRGVPQVRLPSVRYRSEGQPKLVDYWSMLAVGTGGFQPGTEVDDTRWLAVDDAIRLVSYPHDAEVLAAFAALPPVTGTIALVRHAHAGKRTTWTGPDTGRPLDAEGWAQADALAGLVAVVRPARLLSASPRRCVQTLDPAAALLDLPIEICGDLDEPQPGQQHDEQVLATAARLLELAGAGGQVAVCSQGKVLPGALERLTGRDDEDFTTPKGGGWLLAFTADRLLAADRL
- a CDS encoding CYTH and CHAD domain-containing protein, with the protein product MVEEEQKYEVDDAYVLPDLSATSPDGGRVRALPPVTLVARYLDTVDLRLARAGASLRHRRGDELPWTVKLPTSTPGVRHEISRPGPVKQPPPELVELVTALHRGAPLAPVTVVRTVRHAHEVCDKGGTVLAEVVDDHVTVLDASGATIGSFRELEVERKAGDRKLLDHVGTVLRKAGARGGSFTPKHVRALGAAARAEPDLVAPAGLRADPSAGDVVTEAVRKEVRRLLAHDPLVRLDVPGRGGDSAVHQMRVACRRLRSDLRTFAPLVRKKWSRPLRAELRWLAGVLGAARDAEVLRDRLRRTATADPLSPLDPGAVDRLDEALAERQRQALAAVNEALRSARYVALVDALVLAANAPQLTSRAAAPATRALPGLVARPWQRLTGPDGVDALDPLAPDDRWHAVRKEGKQARYAVNAVAPALSKAARRLSRALAGVQDVLGEHQDAAVAADTWLAIAAERPDDHEMAVTAGRLAERERATVRQMRGRFPAAWHRATRRRRTSWLP